The following are from one region of the Vitis riparia cultivar Riparia Gloire de Montpellier isolate 1030 chromosome 9, EGFV_Vit.rip_1.0, whole genome shotgun sequence genome:
- the LOC117921448 gene encoding vacuolar protein sorting-associated protein 32 homolog 2-like, whose protein sequence is MFSRVFRKGKEQSQTNAVATLDKLNETLEMLEKKERVLIKKASAEVEKAKEYTKAKNKRAAIQCLKRKRLYEQQIEQLGNFQLRIHDQMILLEGAKATTETVDALRTGAAAMKTMHKTTNIDDLDKTMDEINEQTENMKQIQEALSTPIGSAADFDEDELEAELEELEGAELEEQLLQPTTTAPAAPVSIPAARQPARPAPQKSTAEDDELAALQAELAL, encoded by the exons ATGTTCAGCCGAGTGTTCAGGAAAGGTAAAGAGCAAAGTCAAACAAATGCAGTCGCAACTCTGGACAAGCTAAACGAG ACACTTGAAATGCttgagaaaaaagagagagttCTCATAAAGAAAGCCTCCGCTGAGGTTGAAAAGGCTAAGGAATATACTAAAGCAAAGAACAAAAGGG CTGCTATACAATGTTTGAAGAGGAAGAGGCTGTATGAACAGCAAATTGAGCAGCTTGGAAACTTCCAATTGCGCATTCATGATCAG ATGATCCTGCTAGAAGGAGCGAAAGCCACAACTGAGACTGTTGATGCATTGAGAACTGGAGCAGCTGCAATGAAGACCATGCACAA AACAACAAACATTGATGACTTGGACAAGACGATGGATGAAATCAATGAGCAAACTGAAAACATGAAACAGATTCAGGAAGCACTGTCAACTCCTATTGGTTCAGCAGCTGATTTTGATGAG GATGAGTTGGAAGCGGAGCTTGAGGAACTGGAAGGGGCCGAATTAGAGGAACAGCTTCTTCAGCCAACTACCACAGCTCCTGCAGCTCCAGTTAGTATTCCAGCTGCTAGGCAGCCAGCACGTCCTGCTCCTCAGAAGAGCACAGCTGAGGATGATGAGCTCGCTGCATTACAGGCAGAGTTGGCACTTTAA